The Dermochelys coriacea isolate rDerCor1 chromosome 7, rDerCor1.pri.v4, whole genome shotgun sequence sequence ataacccccccccccgcccaattaCTGATGAAAAACagtaagatttaaaacaaatcttcACTTTGTGTTTATTGGAGGATTAAACTGAACACGATGTTGtaatttttcaactttttcatttttacataatttttaaaGCCCTTTATCAGATACCTCGATGGAAGCTTACCCCTATAaaaaactgcaggatcaggtaAATAATGATTTACTGATATGAATATACTTTATTTGATGGGAGGAAAAGTATAATTTCCAGTCTAATAGGCTGTAAGTGACTAAACTAAATGAACTCAAAAGCTAATTATTTTTTCCTAGGGCTCAAAACAATAAACAGgcttttgtatatttattttccaGCCTTTGTATAATAAATCTGCCTGTACTTGCTATAAATGTGTAATTAAAAGGACTAGTAAATATTCTCCCATAGACAACTGTCTAAGCAATTTACTTATCTTCTCTGCGTTAATTAGATAAACAACATATGGGTTTACAAAACAATTACTGTGGAGTTTTAATAGCAGTGTGTGAAAACCAAGGCATAATTGATATAGGAACTACATTAGGAGCTTTTAACATTAGTGCTGCCTGAACGAGCCATCCTGGATTCCAGCATGACTATTTGCCTTTTTAATCAAGGTGAAGAGGTTAAACAGCCTTTCAAATGACTTTTGCATACAAGCTGGAATAGGCGATCATGTTCTAAGATAAGATTATTAAAATACTTATTTCTATAGAAACAGAAACATCCCAGTACCTGCTTTAGGCGCCTCCATTTAGCTCTGCGATTCTGAAACCAAGTTTTGAcctaaaaacaacagaaaaaggCACAACGTTGTCCCACATTCGGTATATCCCAGGCTCAGCTTAAAACAAAGTCCATTTGCTCGGGTCGGGGCgacaaaagaggaaaaagaaaaaccaagcaGCAAAGCGGGCTGCTCAGCGACCTCAGTGTAAATGCAGAAAACGTCTGAGTCACTCCTGATTTCAACCCTTGCCACTGCGAGCCGAATTTAGCCCCAGGAGAAGTAACTCAAACCTGCGGAACATGCAGGGATTTACACGGCCCTGTCTGGTTGAAAGAGCGGTAAAGAGGAGCGCTCACTGGGGAGTTATGGCCTGGGCTCCCAAAGGCGCAGGGCCCCCCATGTGCATCCTGGGGGCCTATGGGAGGCTCCCACGTGCCCGGGGGGATTTGCTTGGCCTCACCTGCCTCTCGCTGAGCTGGAGCATCTTGGCCAGCCGTTTTCTTTCCGGCGGCGAGAGATACTTTTGGGTCTCAAACTTCTTCTCCAGCTCGATGGTCTGGTCATTGGAGAAGCGAACTTGCCCCCCTTTTCTCTTATGCAGCGGGCGCTGGATGAAGGGACTCCAGAGCAAGGGCTTCCCTTCAGAAGAGACACAATCCCTGCACGTTAGTGGCAGGCAGTAGCTGGGGCTTGTCTCTCACGCGGCTTGGGGCTGGGCTCCAGTCCCGGGGCTTACGCCCGCCCTGCAGAGAAACGTGGCCCTCGGAGGGTCCTAGGGTAACAGAGGGGGAGGCGTTCGCCGTGGGGGCCGCACACACATTGCTGCGTCTGTTTCTGATACCCCGGGCCCTTTACTGTAATAGAAACACTCGCTTCCCTAATGGGAAGTCGGTGCGTTTCCCCACTGGTCAGAGCTTACTGCACAGCAGCCCGGCTTTGCCCTGTGTGTACCCCCCGGCCCGCTGCCGCCAGGAGGGCTACAAGCGCTGGGCGCAGCGTGGCTCTGAGGCGCTTCGCTTTCAGTGGACGCGGACTCTTCAGCCTTAGTTTGATCTTTCGCCTCTGATTTTTACATCAGTCGAGCAGAGGAGACCAGTTAAAGCCACCCAAAGGGCCATGGCAACATTTCCGTCAATGTGTTTCCTGTTGGTCTATCTcgcaaagaaaagagagagagagagaaaaaaaactttgcttCCTTCTGCTCTTTCACTGTAATAACCCAAAGAAACTACCTTGCCTTCTCTGTGCAAATGTTTGCCCGCATGCTGAGTGCATGCCTCACTGAAGTCCTCACTATCTCGAGTCTGTCAATGGTTTGTGCTAGAAAGTACTGTCATTATCTGTGTACTTCACCTTCCACACGGGTTGGCAGCATTTCTTTGGAGATGCCTAACGTGGACTCTATCCTTTTATCTGTATTTTGTATATCCTTATTAATCACACAAACGATGCCGTAGCTAAATACCAAACGCTAGTTGTTGGAGACCCCCCAAGGGGCATAGGCAATTGGGGGTTAATTACTTAACATTAGCAATCGAAATGTAGCTCTTGGGTCTGATGGTCGTATGCAATGTATATGCAAGGAGGTGCAGCAATCCACACTTAATTACATCAAACCAAATAAAACAAGTTGCAGTGCCCCCTGGTCCAGTAACTCTCCAGTTAGAGCCTTTGAGTCACTGTTTGCCTTTCTGTCTGTACCCTTTGAAATGCAGCATTGTTTTTCGAGATTTTGCTTGCGTCAGGCTTTAGTAATTCTGCTGCAAAACAGACTCAAAAAATAGGAAGCAACTGGTTATTTTAGCTGTCATAAAGTCACATCCCacacagaggaaatgaacaataTCAGAAAAACGGATCCCGGCTATCAGAAGTCGAGTGTTTCCTGAATTTGTCTGTATTGAGGATGTCGATAAAATAATCAGCAGTGTGCACGACTCCCGGGGAAGAGCCTGCTTCAGGCAGCCAGGAAAACACTTAACAGCTTCTGAAACCAGATTTACTCCTATCGAGAGCTCAAGATTTCCTGTATGAACGGAAAGGGTCAGCCTCTTTCACTGCACAAATTTGGTGAGTCAGGTCCAGTTTTGCAATCACTAAGAACAAGTGCTGCAGCTATCAGTGCGCTGAGCCGGCTGAGGCTGGGCTCAGCCCCCAAGGGATTGAAGATCTCAGCCTTGCTAAGCGGAGTAGAGAAGGGACCGTCCTAGGGGTTGCAAAAGAAGAGTGCCCGGAGGCCTGATTCTGACCAGACTTATTGAGGGGATGCACTAGTGCGCCTGAGTTACTCGGGTcccagtgagatcagaatcagccgCCAAACGTTTTAAGTCATCTGCAGGCAAAGTCTCAGATCTGAAATACGATTTTTCACTACAATTAAAACTCTCCACTAAAACCACACACGACATTACTAAGGACACTCAGAGTCACTTGGTTGAAGGAAAACAAATCTGAGTCACCAGCGGGCGGGCGCTGCGGTCTGGCTCCAAACGCGAGAGCTCAGCGCTTCTCAGTTTACTGTAAATCAGACTGAGGCCAGGGAGAGTTTCAATGACTTTCAATTGCAGCCCCCAGCAGCAGAAATGCAGAAGCGCCGACGGCCCTGCTGGGACCCAACCGCGCGGGGACCCGGTGCAGGGCGCGGCGAGGGGACAGGAGGCGAGAGAAGCccgaggaggagggagagaggagaggcgTTGCTTACCCAGGGGGTCATGCCTGATCAGAGCGTGCGTGTAGTCGTTCACGGTCCGGGGGAAAGGATACAGGGGGCCGGCGTAGGTGCTGCCGCCGTAGGTAGCAGCCAGGGCAGGATGGTGGGAGAAGGCCGGGTGGATCGGGGTCGGCTCGTAGATGGGGGTCCTGTAGGTGGACACCAGGCTGGTGAAGGAGGAGTTGGGAGACGGCAGAGTCGGCGGCGCCGgcgagggcagggggtgcggcgcGGGGGGCGCGCCGGCCCCTCTGCCCAGGATGTCCTCGATGTAGAAGGGCGTGGGGTGCACGGGCTGCAGCAGCGGGGTGGGCGCGTAGAGCGGCACGCTCACCCCCAGGGCCGCGGCGGCCGGGGACGAGGCCGGGTGCTGGTACTGCATGGCTCCGCCGCGCTGGgcgctcccctcccttccccctcaggcCGCGCTGCCTGGCCCGCCACAGAGACACGCGCCCCCCAGCACCCCGCCCGACGGCAGCCCCAGCCTCGGGGTTGATGCCTGCACCGCAGCAGCGAATTTCTCCGGGCTCAGATTACCCTGCAATAGGTTTCTATTGGCGCTGGGCGGGGCCGCCCGGTCTCTGTCCCCTTCCTGCCGGTGCTGTGTCTAGCCAATGAGCCTGTCCAGGCAGGGGAAAGCCAGCCCCCCCCATCGGCAAACACTCCCCCTGAGCAAACTCCCCACGGCGCCAATCAACAAGCGCTGGAGCCCCAATGTTCGCTGGAGCAAGTGGGAGCAGAAAGCGGAGCGGAATCCCTCCCAAAGGCTAACCGgcgttaaaaaaagaattagctaacaTCAGGGAGGGTAGGTCcttcagtggctattagccaagatgggctgGGAGGCAACCCCgggctctgggtgtctctaaacgtctggctgccagaagctgggactggggcaACAGggctggatcactcaataattgccctggtCTGTCCATTTCCTTGGAAGCATCTGCCACTGGTTCTGTGGGCAGGATGCTGAGCTAAATGGGtcattgctctgacccaggatCGCTGCTCTGGCCCTCCCTCATGGTACTGTCGGGGGGCATTTATTGCACACACGTTCCCCGGGTCCCGGTGACCGACAGGCTCCTGCTCCTTTCTTTGGACGTGGATGGCGCTTTTGTCTCTGACTGATGCACTGACCATCCTGGCTGAGCCGAGCAGCTGCGAGCTATACCTGGACAGGACACAGCCCTGGCCGAGCACAGCTCCAGCCACAGCTGGGAGGGGGTGTCGGCTGCTAGCTCTCCAGCCCGCTCGCCGTGATCAGAGGTGGGGTTTCCGCTGGGCAACCGTCCCTGGTAGCAGAGCTGTACGGCAGGAGccaccccaacccctccctgcAGGATTTTCCAGGAGCCACGCCACTCCTGCCACTGTTGTGTCCTTCGCCCTGAAGGGGTCCGGACTCGCCACCTCAGTGGGGGCGTCACTGGCCGCTTGGCTAGGACAGGTGACTGGGGCCGCCTGTAGCGGGAGGTGAGCGCCCAGGCCTGACACGCCCCCGTGGCTTGCTGTAGGGCAGGGCCGCGCTGCGCCGGTCTGGCTCTCCCGGGAGTAGTGAGAACACAGCTCCAGCGTGGCTTGTTTGACACGTATTGATTGAATCGCCCAACCCGCGAGCCCACAGTGTATCCGAAGGAGCTGCTGATGTATTTAAAGAGCGGCTACGGAGACTCCTTAATCTTCCGTATCTCCAGCCGCTCAGTTTATCAGGACAGCTCCCCGGGCCCTAACTGAGCTGTTGACAGGCCCTGGGCACCCCCAGGACCGGGCTGGGTCCCGGACAGGGAATTAGGTATGCAGGCATTATTTCCTGCTGCACTTCTCGTCACCTCGTCAGACACGGAATCCTCAGGCACCAAGCTTCCAGCTAGCGGCGACCCGACAGTAAACAAAGAGGATGGTTGGTGTCCTGCAGCTGGGCTGAGCCGCCGAAGGCCAGGCGCCAGACGCACCGGATCAGAAGGGGATTTCAGGCGCTGGGATCCAACTTCCTCCACACTATCAGCAGAGAGCAAGCACAGCTGCCTGCCTAGCAGGACCGCAGCCTCCGATGGGTTTCCTCTTTAATAGCGCCACCTGGATCCCATCGATTTCATATTTAAAACTGGGTGTATAGTTTGCTGATCCGTCCCCAGTTTTGTGTATTCAGGACGTGGAGGAAAGCAAATGCTCGAATCCAGGGACTACGCTCGCCTTCCTTACTGAAGCAGGCCCGCTACTCCCTCTCTAGTTAAGTAGTTATGTGCTAGAAGGAATACTCCTCCAAGCCCGCCTCCCCTACAGAAAACTGTTCACAAAATGTTCTCCAATGAAATGCCTTTCTTTGAAAGTGAACTTATTCCTGACGAGACAGTGGGGAGTTTTTTTCTATCTGAACAACActtgactgaatgcatccgatgaagtgagctgtagctcacgaaagcttatgctcagataaatttgatagtctctaaggtgccacaagtcctccttttctttttgcgaatacagactaacacggctgctactctgaaacttggaaaatAGATTGATTAATGCATGTCTATCTGGGAGAATTTTCGATTGATCGATTTTCCTcgctctacacacacacacacaattcgcAAATGGTGACACCGAACACAGATGACTAAAATGCTTAAGGAATAACAGGTGCTGTTAAAGAAAAAATGGTCTCTGGTTGAACCCCACAAAGATCTTAATAACTAAGGCTCAGAACAGGAGGAAAGGGTGTTGGtgaaatggaaatatattttttaataataCAGGGTTTTTACATTGTTAGCAAATGCCAAAACTCACCTTTAAAGTGTATCCCTGTGTCTCGTAAATTTCAGGTACCCCTAAAATAAACTGacaattttgattattttttctctGTATTACGTCTCCCAGGCATTGCTTTTTCCATGGGATTTAGCTAATATTTTCATGTGGAAGTGTTGGATTTGCAGcttgatttatttaataaatgtacAATAAACTGATGACCTTTAGAATAACGATGTGCACGATATGAAGCAACAGTATATAGGGCCCCACAATATTTTACAAGCTGTCGATTCAAAACCCTGAGAACAAGTTTAAGCGGAGAAACCTCCATGTTTTGCTGTATTATTGGAAAACAAATAGAGGAAGAGATTACTCTTTTCTGACTTTTATACAAGCAATAGGCCTTGTTAAAAGGAAGTTTTAATGACACAGTTATTACATTCCACTACCACTGCATAATCCCTAACAAGAAAAATGAAGCACTTAATGTTGCACTTCTACAACATCGCTCCTTTCAAATCCAATTGTTAGACCTTTGCCTTCTCTTTTCTGTCGGTTGAAAACTATTAAATCCACATTCatgaaatgtcacatttattgaaCTACATAATTTTTTAATATCACTAGTGTAGGTTTTATAGCcgattttattgtttttatagcCATTCGGGGCTCTAAACCCCAGGTTTTTTCAATGTTATCCTTATAATATTTTTCACACAGTCAGAACTAATAAAATAGAACAGTTGTGACTTTTTAATGCAAGAGGTCTCAGAGTTTCAATATTTTCACTCTGCTGGATActaaaaccaataaaaatacatgagattttaatttattttctggatTAAATAAGACtttccccccttctctttttttcttttggagcaTATATTTTGTTTGTCGTTTCTGTGAAAGAGGTACTTCTTAACCTACACGTTTCTAATGcagcatgagatttttaaaaattaagggtaTAAAATGTTATTACTAATACTATTGCTATGAACATACATTCTGGCTCGAATTTACAGAccaaaaagcatttaaaataagtGAATGTAACGGTATTCTAGACGCTACAAGATCAAGACAAGCAAAATACCTCTTGGAAGCTTCTAGCATTGTTCTATATTCTTACTACAATTCACCTTATTTTATCTGAAAGAGCACTGGGGGAAATAATGTTCTATGTGTCAGTCCAAGCAAAGTTAGTTCATAGTTAACCTTTCTTATTAGCTCATAACTGGTTTGACTAGAGAGCTTtgaaatatatacaatatattttaaacccCACCAAGTTTACTTGCTGATCTAAAGGTTCTTATTTGTTCTTAGTTATGTGTCTCTCACGTGCACCAGTATAAAGTCACCCCAAAGGGCACATGATCGACTGTGAAACTcattattttgttaaataattttAAGGCCATATCCTCCCACCTAATTTTTCTAAAATTGCCCTTATCTTTGAGGAGTTCTGCATAAAAAATGGGGATTATGTGCTCCTTACTTTAAGGATATCAGTAATTTAGGTACTGACTGTATGATAGAGCATAGGAGGACCCAGTTCTCATCCAGCTCCACAGTGCCTGGGTGAAATCAGCTGTTACTCATaagaaggccatactgggtcagaccaaaaatccatctagctcagcattctgtcttctgacagtggccgatgccaggtgccccagagggaatgaacagaacagataatcatcaagtgatccatcctgtcgcccattcccagcttctggcaaacagaggctaggaacaccatccctgcccatcctggctaatagccattgatggacctatcctccatgaacttatttagttcttttttgaaccctgttgtagtcttggccttcacaccatcctctggcaaggagttccacaggttggctatgcgctgtgtgaaaaaatacttccttttgtttgttttaaacctgctgcctattaatttcatttggggacccATAGTTCTTctattatgagaagaagtaaataatacttccttatttactttctccacaccagttatgtttttatagacctctatcatatccccccttagtcatctcttttccaagatgaaaagtcccaatcttattaatctctcctcatatagaagctgttccataccctaattatttttgttgcccttttctgaaccttttccaattccaatatatctttttttgaaatggggcaaccacctctgcacacagtattcaagatatgggcatactatggatttatgtagaggcaatatgatattttctgtctttttgtcaatccctttcttaatgattcccaacattctgttcacttttttgacaaccgctgcacattgagtggatgttttcagggaactatccacaatgactcaaagagctctttcttgaatggtaacagctaattgagaccccattattttatatgtatagttgggattatgttttccaatgcattaatcaacactgaatttcatctgccattttgttgccgtcacccagttttgtgagatccttttgtagcttttcacagtctgctttggacttaactatcttgagtagttttgtatcacctgcaaattttgccacttcactgtttatccctttttccagatcatggtcccagaacagacccctgggggacatcactatttacctctctccattctgaaaactgaccatttatacctaccctttgtttcctatcttttagctaGTTAcgaatccatgagaggaccttccttcttatcccatgacagcttacaagcctttggtgagggaccttgtcaaaagcattctgaaaatctaagtacactatatccactggatcccccttgtccacatgcttgttgatcccctcaaggAATTcaagtagattggtgaggcatgatttccctttacaaaaaccatgttaactGTTTCTCAacaaattatgacaggtttcagagtagcagccgtgttagtctgtattcgcaaaaagaaaaggagtacttgtggcacattagagactaacaaattaattagagcataaactttcgtgagctacagctcactcttcactgtagctcacgaaagcttatgctctaattaatttgttagtctctaaggtgccacaagtactccttttctttcaacaaattatgtttatgtatctgacaattttgttctttactatagtttcaaacagtTTGCCCACGATTGAAGTCAGGTTTAccaacctgtaattgccaggatcatctctggagccctttttaaaaattggtgtcacattagctatcctccagcaatttggtacagaagctgatttaaatgataggttccACACTacagttagttctgcaatttcacatttgagttcctttagaactcttgggtgaataccatctgatcctggtctatcaatttgttcccaaacctcctctaatgacacctgcCTCCTCATATTGGCACCATTCAGAAGATAATTGGAGGTGGGCAAGAGGCATAGAATGCAGAGAAGACAAGTATCCGCGCAGTGCTTTGGGGTGTAAGATACTGAGAGCTGGTTTTCGATGAAAGATGCAACGCAGAGGTTGCATACCTGGGGTGCGTCTTGAAAAGCGGTTGTGGCTTTTCAGCTGAACTGGGTGTCGAAATAATGTAGATGTACCAGCACAAAAATGGCGCAATGGAGGAGAAGGCCACTGATGCACCCAGAAGGGGATTGAACAGCTCTGGCGCTCACATGCTGCCCGTTAGAGGATCTATCCGTGTAACTGTTAAGTGTTTGTGGGTGTTAGGATGGCACAAGGGAGGGCAGTTTATTAGATACACTGTAATGGCCTGGCTTCTACAGACACTCCCTCTGATCGATCTAGCAATGAGCATCATACACCTTAAAGACACTTTTTCATGTTTTCGACGAAACTTCTGTCTTTATGCGGCTCTTTACTTGCATATTTGTAACGTGCCTCATTCTGGCTTTTAAAACCGAATGCACTTTCTGTGATTTTGGCAATAATCCTGGCCACAGTTTTATGATTACAGTGGCACCTAGAGGTCTCTACCGAGAATGGtcctcactgtgctaggcgctggacAAACCGTTTGTGGGTAGCATTATTTTATGAGCAAGCTAACCTATTTCACCCCATACCTTACCTGTTAGGAGCCCAAACTAAACACACCGCACCTGCCCTACATTTATC is a genomic window containing:
- the HHEX gene encoding hematopoietically-expressed homeobox protein HHEX, whose amino-acid sequence is MQYQHPASSPAAAALGVSVPLYAPTPLLQPVHPTPFYIEDILGRGAGAPPAPHPLPSPAPPTLPSPNSSFTSLVSTYRTPIYEPTPIHPAFSHHPALAATYGGSTYAGPLYPFPRTVNDYTHALIRHDPLGKPLLWSPFIQRPLHKRKGGQVRFSNDQTIELEKKFETQKYLSPPERKRLAKMLQLSERQVKTWFQNRRAKWRRLKQENPQGSKKEETESVDSHCDKRQETCLTPEQKNKEVSLDGSQYTPSPVSQEDLESEISDDSDQEVDIEGDKGYYNSTH